The following coding sequences lie in one Bacteroidota bacterium genomic window:
- a CDS encoding discoidin domain-containing protein has translation MGKMKRFLVPALLVCVSFIHSARAQQMLLDGMESADGWELILADGVEASVQPDQGKVGKALRFNYDFTRGTGYGGIQKRISLDLPEHFEISFWLRAESPANNFEIKFIDASGHNVWWVNNRNYDFPDEWQRIRIKRRHVHYAWGPTEERYLSRMDRIEFTVASFLGGKGSVWIDDLRFEPLDAPPAVFPTPKITAGPGQRGSRPAAIMDGNKSTAWQSKPATDIEVVIDLGLRREFGGLHIMWSGNRLPHRLSLETSLDGKQWEQSWEARSILTRSTYIPLREAEAVKLRLKIGFPDPQSVGIQEIELLPVEATLHPNELFRLKAKNSPRGLYPRYFLDEAWYWTVTGVNNDTHEGMISEDGVVEVDKALFSIEPLLVVDGKYYDWSQATTRQTLRSPWDAGEFAFSPTVDMVAGNVRLTVSVSSDGVANKNSRLNIGYRLENLTGKPTDARLILMLRPFQVNPWYQFLNLTGGAGKIAAISETVPGRQLRVDDKTLSFSLPYRRWTAATGRQGNIAEIARGQAWPPAVPVRDPDRLGQAALEFSFNLTPGQVEELFATVPYHHLDSPAHLPNNEDMAEAFDRASGFWADKIGHINFNLPPQARPIVDTWLANLVYILINRDNAGIQPGSRSYERSWIRDGSLTSSALLKSGIAQEVKDFIRWYAPYQYENGKVPCVVDFRGPDPVPEHDSHGQLIYLIREYFNFTGDTAFLREMNPYVLNAVRYIESLIAERSTDHYRLGNDSIRAHYGIVPESISHEGYSEKPMHSYWDNFFVIKGLKDAAEIQRILGHKSDYQHIAQVRDKFTVDLYNSIRLAMQVRGINYIPGCVELGDFDATSTTVALTPCNEYQHLPKPEVYNTFDKYFEFFVKRRDGLLEWVNYTPYENRLIGSFVLLNQPERAHQLVDFFLADRRPQGWKHWAEVVWKNHREPRFIGDMPHTWVGSDFINAIRSMFVYEDELDQSLVLAAALRQDWIDYPGGMSVENLPTYYGDVSYSIIREGDTYIIDLQGDLRLPANGIRIRNFNGGRMPSEVRINGKVVTNYTSDLINVPASPARIEISYKEQ, from the coding sequence ATGGGCAAGATGAAAAGATTTCTGGTTCCGGCGCTGTTGGTTTGTGTTTCATTCATCCATAGTGCCAGGGCGCAGCAGATGTTGCTCGATGGAATGGAAAGTGCCGACGGATGGGAACTCATTCTGGCCGATGGGGTGGAAGCTTCCGTGCAGCCAGATCAGGGCAAGGTAGGAAAGGCCCTGAGGTTCAATTACGACTTTACCCGCGGCACAGGTTACGGAGGGATACAAAAACGAATCAGCCTCGACCTGCCCGAACATTTCGAGATCAGCTTCTGGCTCAGGGCTGAATCGCCTGCCAACAACTTCGAAATCAAGTTTATAGATGCAAGTGGTCACAATGTGTGGTGGGTTAACAACCGCAATTACGACTTTCCGGACGAATGGCAGCGCATCCGCATCAAACGCCGGCATGTGCATTATGCCTGGGGGCCGACCGAGGAACGGTACCTGAGCCGGATGGACAGGATTGAGTTTACGGTAGCCAGTTTTTTGGGCGGCAAAGGAAGTGTCTGGATTGACGATCTCCGGTTTGAACCGCTGGATGCTCCGCCTGCTGTTTTCCCCACACCAAAAATCACCGCCGGTCCCGGCCAGCGTGGCAGCAGGCCGGCGGCCATCATGGATGGGAACAAATCCACTGCCTGGCAAAGTAAACCTGCAACCGATATTGAAGTCGTGATTGATCTTGGCCTCAGGCGCGAGTTTGGCGGCCTGCATATCATGTGGTCAGGCAACAGACTTCCTCACAGGCTAAGCCTCGAAACCAGCCTCGACGGCAAACAATGGGAGCAAAGCTGGGAAGCCAGGTCCATACTGACGCGAAGCACCTACATCCCCCTCAGGGAGGCCGAAGCCGTAAAACTGCGCCTGAAAATAGGTTTTCCAGATCCACAATCGGTTGGCATACAAGAAATAGAGTTATTACCTGTGGAGGCTACCCTTCACCCGAACGAGCTGTTTCGTCTGAAAGCTAAAAACAGTCCGCGCGGGCTTTACCCCCGGTATTTCCTCGACGAAGCATGGTACTGGACGGTGACCGGGGTGAACAACGACACCCACGAAGGCATGATCAGCGAGGATGGGGTGGTGGAGGTGGACAAAGCCTTGTTCAGCATTGAGCCCTTGCTGGTGGTGGACGGAAAATATTACGACTGGAGCCAGGCTACCACAAGGCAAACCCTGCGCTCGCCCTGGGATGCCGGCGAATTTGCCTTCTCGCCCACGGTGGATATGGTGGCCGGCAATGTGAGGCTCACGGTTTCGGTGTCGTCGGACGGGGTGGCCAATAAAAACTCCAGACTAAACATAGGCTACCGGCTCGAAAACCTGACGGGAAAACCTACAGACGCAAGGCTCATCCTGATGCTCAGGCCATTTCAGGTGAATCCCTGGTATCAGTTTCTCAACCTTACAGGCGGTGCGGGAAAGATAGCTGCGATAAGCGAAACTGTGCCCGGCCGGCAGCTGAGGGTGGACGACAAAACGCTTAGCTTCAGCTTGCCATACAGGCGTTGGACTGCCGCTACCGGCAGGCAGGGAAATATTGCCGAGATAGCCCGCGGCCAGGCCTGGCCTCCGGCCGTACCCGTGCGCGATCCCGACCGCCTCGGGCAGGCCGCCCTGGAATTTTCGTTCAATCTGACCCCCGGACAGGTGGAAGAACTGTTTGCCACTGTGCCCTATCACCATCTTGATTCCCCAGCCCACTTGCCCAACAACGAAGATATGGCCGAAGCCTTCGATCGCGCTTCCGGATTCTGGGCCGATAAAATTGGTCATATCAACTTCAACCTTCCGCCCCAGGCCCGACCTATTGTGGACACCTGGCTGGCCAACCTGGTGTATATTCTGATCAACCGCGACAATGCAGGCATCCAGCCCGGCTCGCGCAGCTACGAGCGCAGCTGGATCCGCGATGGCTCGCTCACCTCATCGGCCTTGCTGAAGTCGGGCATCGCTCAGGAAGTCAAAGACTTCATCCGATGGTATGCGCCCTACCAATACGAAAATGGCAAGGTGCCCTGTGTGGTCGATTTTCGCGGACCGGATCCCGTGCCCGAACACGACAGCCACGGACAGCTCATCTACCTGATCAGGGAGTATTTCAATTTTACAGGCGATACAGCTTTCCTGCGCGAAATGAATCCTTATGTGCTCAACGCAGTGCGCTACATCGAATCGCTCATTGCCGAGCGCAGCACCGACCATTACCGCCTGGGCAACGACAGCATTCGCGCGCACTACGGCATTGTGCCCGAAAGTATCAGCCACGAAGGCTATTCCGAAAAACCCATGCACTCGTATTGGGATAACTTTTTTGTGATCAAAGGTTTGAAAGATGCGGCTGAGATCCAGCGTATCCTTGGTCATAAGTCAGATTATCAGCATATTGCGCAGGTGCGCGATAAGTTTACTGTGGATCTTTACAACTCCATCCGGCTGGCCATGCAGGTGCGTGGTATCAACTACATCCCGGGTTGTGTGGAACTGGGCGACTTCGATGCCACCTCGACCACGGTAGCGCTCACCCCATGCAATGAGTATCAGCACCTTCCAAAACCGGAGGTTTACAACACCTTCGACAAATATTTTGAGTTTTTTGTGAAACGGCGCGACGGCTTGCTCGAGTGGGTGAATTATACCCCTTACGAAAACAGGCTGATCGGTTCGTTTGTGCTGCTCAACCAACCTGAAAGGGCACATCAGCTGGTTGATTTCTTTCTGGCCGACCGCCGTCCGCAAGGCTGGAAACACTGGGCTGAAGTGGTTTGGAAAAATCATCGCGAACCCCGCTTCATAGGCGATATGCCACATACCTGGGTGGGCAGCGATTTTATCAATGCCATCCGCTCCATGTTTGTGTACGAAGACGAGCTCGACCAGTCGCTGGTACTGGCAGCGGCTTTGCGCCAGGATTGGATAGATTACCCCGGCGGCATGTCGGTCGAAAACCTGCCAACTTATTATGGCGATGTCTCCTACAGCATCATCCGCGAAGGCGATACCTATATCATTGACCTGCAGGGCGATCTGCGATTGCCAGCCAATGGGATACGTATCCGGAACTTCAACGGCGGGCGCATGCCTTCAGAGGTGCGCATCAATGGCAAGGTGGTGACCAATTACACCTCCGATCTTATCAATGTACCTGCATCGCCGGCGCGCATCGAGATCAGTTATAAGGAACAATAA
- a CDS encoding Tat pathway signal protein: MLLVVLFAAILLGSCTPGKNEQTVFKSSGRISYPVSTDDEMMLDSIQRATFQFFMHEIHPEWGITKDRAASWSPSSIASTGFAIPVYAVGAERNWITREEAARNTLNILRFFDGSLQSADTNATGYKGFYYHFLRMDTGTRAWQCELSSIDSGLLFMGMIFARNYYNQDTEEEKEIRRLVAGLLGRLDWSVFDMPEGSTHPHTISMGWKPESGPINWGWHGYNEGLFLYILAAGTGMQDVERSYDAWLSYYKWKEPYPGLAHVAFPPLFGHQFSHIFIDFRGIADKYMREKGIDYFENSRRATLAQQQYAIQNIHGWKGYDSLTWGITASDGPGSGYNAGGREFYAYAGRGASGPDYNYFDDGTIAPYASLSSLPFAPEIVFPTIRNIIARHGQRIWGKYGFYDAFNETADWVNDDFIGIAQGPMLLMIENFRSGLVWDYVMKDPVIQDGMTKLGFSYLTNKK; the protein is encoded by the coding sequence ATGTTATTGGTTGTGTTATTCGCAGCCATCCTGCTCGGATCATGCACACCAGGAAAGAACGAACAAACGGTTTTCAAGTCTTCCGGACGTATCAGTTATCCAGTTTCAACCGATGATGAGATGATGCTCGACAGCATACAACGTGCTACATTTCAGTTTTTTATGCATGAAATCCATCCTGAGTGGGGGATTACCAAAGACAGGGCAGCTTCCTGGTCGCCCTCGTCCATAGCTTCAACTGGCTTTGCCATACCGGTGTATGCAGTAGGCGCAGAGCGAAACTGGATCACACGCGAGGAAGCAGCCCGCAACACCCTCAACATCCTCAGGTTTTTTGATGGCAGCCTGCAAAGTGCCGACACCAATGCCACCGGTTACAAAGGTTTTTATTATCACTTTCTCAGGATGGACACGGGCACACGTGCATGGCAGTGCGAGCTTTCTTCCATCGACTCCGGCCTCCTTTTCATGGGGATGATCTTTGCACGCAACTACTACAACCAGGATACGGAAGAAGAAAAGGAAATCCGCAGGCTAGTGGCCGGCTTGCTCGGCAGGCTCGACTGGTCTGTTTTCGATATGCCCGAAGGCAGCACGCATCCACACACCATTTCCATGGGCTGGAAACCGGAGTCGGGTCCCATCAACTGGGGCTGGCATGGCTACAACGAAGGCCTTTTCCTTTATATCCTTGCGGCCGGAACCGGCATGCAGGATGTGGAGCGCAGCTACGATGCCTGGCTGTCGTACTACAAATGGAAAGAACCTTATCCGGGACTGGCTCATGTGGCTTTTCCTCCCCTGTTCGGTCACCAGTTCAGCCATATCTTCATCGATTTCAGGGGCATAGCGGACAAATACATGCGTGAGAAAGGCATTGATTATTTCGAAAACTCACGCAGGGCCACCCTCGCCCAACAACAATATGCCATTCAGAACATCCATGGCTGGAAAGGCTATGACTCGCTCACCTGGGGCATCACCGCCAGCGATGGTCCGGGCTCCGGTTACAATGCCGGTGGACGTGAATTTTATGCCTACGCCGGCCGTGGCGCCAGCGGACCGGACTACAATTATTTCGACGATGGAACCATCGCGCCCTATGCCTCCCTCTCGTCCCTTCCTTTTGCACCTGAAATTGTGTTTCCGACCATCCGCAACATTATTGCGCGACACGGCCAGCGAATCTGGGGTAAGTATGGGTTCTACGATGCTTTCAACGAGACTGCGGATTGGGTGAACGACGATTTTATCGGCATTGCGCAAGGACCCATGTTGCTGATGATCGAAAATTTCCGCTCCGGCCTGGTTTGGGATTATGTGATGAAAGACCCTGTGATTCAGGATGGTATGACAAAACTTGGGTTTAGCTACCTCACCAATAAAAAATGA
- a CDS encoding Ig-like domain-containing protein, with amino-acid sequence MKSKNLFAILLMALAVTALIFQGCKKEDPELTLKELKAGTIDLNGATSPNNVPVMPTIVATFSTDVDAATATAANIKLKQDYDNTDIEIDITVSGATITVKPKANLGTGTLYKLTFSGAIQSTKQKPLTAFERTFTTEGTFAPSGAIAHWKFENNANDAAGSFNPAAAGVVDITYVNSRNTAAGKAASFNGTTSIIEIPNGDQLINTRNFTISFWVKAMPQDKGHFVLGLGAFYGIQFEIFGGLDGAKFAIRYELENGETVSEDMWFPSNATYNANGGWQGWDFAKSIAPDDYVAMVSNKWLMVTYTYNGDAKKGTLYYNGEKMKSFDFNLWPDGDAKRTVKGMKWGGQMPDVKNELAFGFIQSRAGQMWANEPWGGYQFPGANHFKGELDDVRIYHKVLTPAEIGLMYESEKP; translated from the coding sequence ATGAAAAGTAAAAACCTGTTCGCAATCCTCCTGATGGCGCTGGCCGTCACTGCACTGATTTTTCAGGGCTGTAAAAAAGAAGACCCCGAGCTCACCCTCAAAGAGCTTAAAGCCGGCACCATCGACCTCAATGGCGCGACCTCGCCCAACAATGTGCCCGTGATGCCCACCATCGTAGCCACTTTCAGCACCGATGTGGATGCTGCTACCGCCACAGCTGCCAACATCAAACTCAAACAAGACTACGACAACACCGATATCGAAATCGACATCACGGTTTCGGGAGCAACCATCACCGTGAAACCCAAAGCAAACCTTGGAACAGGCACCCTCTACAAGCTCACTTTCAGCGGGGCCATTCAGAGCACCAAGCAGAAACCCCTCACCGCTTTTGAGCGTACCTTTACTACCGAAGGAACATTTGCGCCTTCGGGAGCAATTGCGCACTGGAAGTTCGAAAACAACGCTAATGATGCAGCGGGTAGTTTCAATCCTGCTGCTGCCGGTGTGGTTGACATTACCTATGTGAACTCGCGCAATACCGCAGCCGGCAAAGCTGCCAGCTTCAACGGCACCACCAGCATCATCGAAATCCCCAATGGCGACCAGCTGATCAACACCCGCAACTTTACCATCTCGTTCTGGGTGAAAGCCATGCCGCAGGACAAAGGTCATTTTGTACTTGGTTTGGGTGCGTTCTATGGCATTCAGTTCGAAATCTTCGGCGGTCTTGATGGCGCCAAGTTTGCCATCCGCTATGAGCTCGAGAATGGTGAAACCGTGTCGGAAGACATGTGGTTCCCGAGCAATGCGACATACAATGCCAATGGCGGCTGGCAGGGCTGGGACTTTGCCAAGTCGATTGCTCCGGATGATTATGTAGCTATGGTGAGCAACAAATGGCTCATGGTAACCTATACCTATAACGGCGACGCCAAAAAAGGAACGCTCTACTACAATGGCGAAAAGATGAAGAGCTTCGACTTCAACCTCTGGCCCGACGGCGATGCCAAACGTACCGTTAAAGGTATGAAATGGGGAGGCCAGATGCCTGATGTGAAGAATGAACTGGCCTTCGGTTTCATCCAGTCGCGTGCCGGCCAGATGTGGGCCAACGAGCCTTGGGGCGGATATCAGTTCCCGGGCGCCAACCACTTCAAAGGCGAACTCGACGATGTGCGCATCTATCACAAAGTGCTTACACCTGCCGAAATCGGCCTGATGTACGAATCGGAAAAACCTTGA
- a CDS encoding Ig-like domain-containing protein, with the protein MTRLQTGITLIIIALAMLSACKKDNDDPKGSLQLSQAKAGNRVLDPAGPNSGIDPAAEFRLSFSAPLRVSSVAGSISLLQDNAAVEVDHFFSAENHEVVLRPRTTLQRGKTYDLQISNKLRGAAGEGFDGLTIRFSTVPAELSLLGITINGRDFRPPQQARNIPYEGAQIVATFSDPLAQGFEQHIIFTPGANMQFQLSDDRKTLTINTGELDYYCRYLMVISSSLQSAEGAPFAGFSNQFITGLNPNPKLPLLTDDQLLDLVQLHTFRYFWDYAHPVSGLARERLGSGETVTIGGSGFGLMGIIAGVHRNFISRQQAVSHFDKVTNFLANADRFHGAWPHWLNGSTGRVQAFSQFDNGADLVETSFMAAALLTVRQWLNPEVPEEHNIITRINNLLAGIEWNWFTRSGQNVLYWHWSPNHGWAMNMQVKGYNEALITYFMAATSETYPIEAQVYHQGWASNGGIINNKQFYGINLPVGFDYGGPLFFAHYSFLGLDPRNLSDQYANYWTQNVNHTLINREHCVRNPYGHVGYGADSWGLTASDDHTGYRVHEPTNDNGTITPTAALSSIPFTPEYSMQAMRHFYYILGDKLFGEYGFKDAFNPGQGWFANSYLAIDQGPILVMIENHRSGLLWNLFMSAPEVQTAMNKLGFSW; encoded by the coding sequence ATGACCCGACTGCAAACCGGTATTACATTAATAATCATTGCCTTAGCTATGCTTTCGGCCTGCAAAAAAGACAATGATGATCCCAAAGGCAGCCTGCAGCTGAGTCAGGCCAAAGCTGGCAATCGTGTGCTCGATCCGGCTGGTCCGAACAGTGGGATTGACCCGGCAGCAGAATTCCGGCTGAGTTTTTCGGCGCCCCTCAGGGTGAGCTCAGTGGCCGGCAGCATCAGCTTGCTTCAGGACAACGCAGCGGTGGAAGTGGATCATTTCTTTTCGGCCGAAAACCATGAGGTGGTGCTGCGCCCAAGGACCACGCTTCAGCGCGGCAAGACCTACGATCTGCAGATAAGCAACAAGCTTCGCGGTGCAGCCGGCGAAGGCTTTGACGGATTGACCATCAGGTTCAGCACCGTACCCGCCGAGCTCAGTTTACTGGGTATCACCATCAACGGGCGCGACTTCAGGCCACCACAGCAGGCTCGCAACATTCCTTATGAAGGCGCCCAGATTGTGGCCACATTTTCCGATCCCCTTGCTCAGGGATTTGAGCAACATATCATTTTCACTCCGGGAGCCAACATGCAGTTTCAGCTCTCGGACGACCGTAAGACATTGACCATCAATACCGGCGAACTCGACTACTACTGCAGGTACCTGATGGTGATTTCCTCCTCATTGCAATCGGCTGAGGGGGCGCCCTTTGCAGGATTTTCGAACCAGTTTATAACCGGCCTCAATCCAAACCCCAAACTGCCGCTCCTGACCGACGACCAATTGCTCGATCTGGTGCAGCTGCACACTTTCCGCTATTTCTGGGACTATGCCCATCCGGTGAGCGGCCTGGCCCGCGAAAGACTGGGCTCGGGCGAAACAGTTACCATTGGCGGAAGTGGTTTCGGACTGATGGGTATCATTGCCGGAGTGCACCGCAACTTTATCAGCCGTCAGCAGGCAGTGAGCCACTTCGACAAAGTGACCAACTTTCTGGCCAATGCCGACCGTTTTCATGGGGCTTGGCCCCACTGGCTCAACGGAAGCACCGGAAGGGTGCAGGCTTTCAGCCAGTTCGACAACGGCGCCGACCTGGTGGAAACCTCATTCATGGCTGCTGCATTACTTACCGTTCGTCAGTGGCTTAATCCGGAAGTGCCCGAGGAACATAATATTATCACAAGAATAAACAACCTGCTGGCAGGCATTGAATGGAACTGGTTTACCCGTAGCGGACAAAATGTGCTCTACTGGCACTGGTCGCCCAACCACGGCTGGGCCATGAACATGCAGGTAAAAGGTTACAACGAGGCCCTGATCACCTATTTCATGGCTGCCACATCCGAAACCTATCCGATTGAGGCACAGGTCTATCATCAGGGATGGGCTTCCAACGGGGGAATCATCAACAACAAACAGTTTTATGGCATCAACCTGCCGGTGGGTTTCGACTACGGTGGTCCGCTCTTTTTTGCCCACTACTCCTTCCTTGGCCTCGATCCGCGGAATCTGAGCGACCAGTATGCCAACTACTGGACACAAAATGTGAACCATACCCTCATCAACCGCGAGCATTGTGTGCGAAACCCTTACGGCCATGTGGGATATGGCGCCGACAGCTGGGGACTCACAGCCAGCGACGACCACACCGGCTACCGGGTGCACGAGCCAACGAACGACAACGGCACCATCACACCCACCGCAGCCCTGTCGTCCATCCCATTCACCCCGGAATACTCCATGCAGGCCATGCGTCATTTCTATTACATCCTGGGCGATAAGCTCTTTGGTGAGTATGGCTTCAAAGACGCGTTCAACCCGGGACAGGGCTGGTTTGCCAATTCCTACCTCGCCATCGACCAGGGGCCTATTCTGGTGATGATCGAAAATCACCGGTCGGGATTGTTGTGGAACCTGTTTATGTCGGCACCCGAAGTGCAGACAGCTATGAATAAACTTGGCTTCAGCTGGTGA
- a CDS encoding RagB/SusD family nutrient uptake outer membrane protein, protein MKRTLIYITIGLIALSSCKDFLDIKPQGELTQEAFPTTASDALLATNAVYATLRNWHYHSGGYPILDIMSDDTHKGSNPNDQLNTIGPYDNFTITPTQDGLDRWWAALYEGIKRANVVIEKVPQINMDTNQRGRYVAEARFLRALYYFDLVRAWGGVPLVLTTTPPLKLPRSTADEIYAQIEKDWLFAASRLPEKSEYNSQDLGRASKGAAKAFLAKMYLFRKDYVNAERYALEVINGPTLYDLEPNFAHANSREGEHGIESVFEIGAFETENALGNQYANTQGVRGTPNRGWGFNRPSENLRFSFENNDPRMKLTIIDLGDVIDGITILGDGSTPDYVYDENGNIIERECYNRKVWIPGLSTNTQFGHNRRLIRFADVLLMAAEALNENNKPTEALVYLNRVRARARMGNNNILPDIAVTDKDALRNLILDERRHELALEGHRFWDLVRTGKAPQVLGPLGFQAGKHELLPIPQNEIDISQGTLTQNPNWN, encoded by the coding sequence ATGAAAAGAACTTTGATATACATCACAATTGGTTTGATTGCACTCAGCTCGTGCAAAGATTTTCTCGACATCAAACCTCAGGGTGAACTCACCCAGGAAGCATTCCCGACAACAGCTTCCGATGCCCTGCTGGCCACCAATGCCGTTTACGCCACGTTGCGCAACTGGCATTACCATTCCGGAGGTTATCCCATACTCGACATCATGTCGGACGACACCCACAAGGGCAGCAATCCCAACGACCAGCTCAACACCATAGGCCCTTATGATAATTTCACGATCACACCCACCCAGGATGGACTCGACCGCTGGTGGGCTGCCTTGTACGAGGGTATCAAACGCGCCAATGTGGTCATCGAGAAGGTGCCGCAGATCAATATGGATACCAACCAGCGTGGACGTTATGTGGCTGAAGCCCGCTTTTTGCGTGCACTCTACTATTTCGACCTGGTGAGGGCATGGGGAGGTGTGCCTCTGGTACTCACCACCACGCCCCCGCTCAAACTGCCTCGCAGCACGGCAGACGAGATTTATGCCCAGATTGAAAAAGACTGGTTGTTTGCGGCTTCCCGCCTGCCGGAAAAGAGCGAGTACAACAGCCAGGACCTCGGCCGGGCCAGCAAAGGCGCCGCAAAAGCTTTCCTGGCCAAGATGTACCTGTTCCGCAAAGATTATGTCAATGCAGAGCGCTACGCCCTGGAAGTAATCAACGGCCCTACATTGTATGACCTCGAACCCAACTTTGCCCATGCCAACTCACGCGAGGGCGAGCACGGCATAGAGTCGGTTTTCGAGATAGGTGCATTTGAAACGGAAAATGCATTGGGCAACCAGTATGCCAACACCCAGGGTGTGCGAGGCACACCAAACCGGGGCTGGGGCTTCAACCGGCCTTCGGAAAACCTCCGTTTCAGCTTCGAAAACAACGACCCGCGCATGAAACTCACCATCATCGACCTGGGCGATGTGATTGACGGAATTACCATCCTCGGCGATGGTTCCACTCCGGATTATGTGTACGACGAAAACGGAAACATCATCGAACGCGAGTGTTACAACCGCAAGGTGTGGATTCCGGGTTTGAGTACCAATACCCAGTTTGGGCACAACCGCCGCCTGATTCGCTTTGCCGATGTGCTGCTGATGGCTGCCGAAGCGCTCAACGAAAACAACAAACCCACAGAAGCCCTCGTTTATCTCAACCGGGTAAGGGCACGTGCCCGGATGGGAAACAATAACATACTGCCCGACATCGCTGTTACTGACAAAGACGCCCTGCGCAACCTCATCCTCGACGAACGTCGCCACGAGCTCGCCCTCGAGGGCCATCGTTTCTGGGACCTGGTGCGCACCGGTAAGGCGCCACAGGTGCTGGGACCACTTGGTTTTCAGGCCGGAAAACATGAGCTGCTGCCCATCCCGCAAAACGAGATCGATATCTCGCAAGGAACCCTGACACAAAACCCCAACTGGAATTAA